TCCAAGGCTCAGTTGCAATAAGGCATTCACTAAATCCGCACAGGTGTCGGCAAAGTTAACCCAGCCATAGGCATACAAACCCGTATAAAAATGGCTATGTCTCGGGTGACTTCGTGGCGATTGGGAGGGACGAGCAATGTAATGAGCCACTCCTCGTTGACGCAGTTTTTGTCCCACAAAAGTTGCCGCTCCATAGGCCAAAGTCAGGACTAACAACAAGGCAATTAAGCGATTGCCTTTGAGTCCGGTTCCCTCCAGGTGGTAACCTCCGCTTTTACAATCTCTGAACATTTGCTCAATGCCCATGCGCTTGGCATAGGCTCGAGTTGCCGCTTGCAAGGATGACAGGTTGGTTAACAAGAACCACCCTTCTTTAGCGACTTTGCCTCGGTATTTGCCTCGCCAACAAGCGGCTACTTGAAAGCCACTGGCTTGATGCGTTTTTGTGACATTGACTCCACGAAAAAATGCCTGCATTCCAGGCTTCAACCCCAACTGCTTCAATTGTTGCCAATCGCCATCCCAACGCTGCAAATATTCATGACAGCGCAAGCGCAAACAAAAGTAGACGCTTTGGTGGCTCAGCCATCGAGCGAGTTTGATTGCACAAAACTCACGGTCGCCTAGAACCACGACTTTGTACTCTTTCAGAGGTTGCAACGCCTTGAGTAATACCTTCTTTTGTTCCTTAAAGTTGCTGCTCCCGAGATGCGATAGTTCTATCCAGTAAATCGGAATGGCTCGACCGGATTGCACCCAACTGAGTACTAATAAATTCGTTTGCTTCCATTGCGTGCGGTCTAGGGCAACATAGATGCTCGCACCGGGTGCATGAATCTCGTGTAACTGTTCAATCAGAATTGGGTGCCAGAGGCGTTCAAAACTTAACTCGCTTAAACTCAAAAAGCGTTTTAACTTCCGTAGACGGCTTGCGCTTTGAATCGGGATTGGTAGATTCGCGGCCAGAGATTCGAGCTTGATCGTTTTGAGGGTTTGTAAGAGTTGAATCACCAACAGGAGTAGGAGAAATTGAGCCCGACTGAGGCAGGAGCGCAGATGAGTTTGGTAGAATTCAGGCATCTTGATTATGGAAGGTCTTCTCAACAAGCGGGAACCTTTTTTTCTTTGCCTATTGTCCCTCAAACCTCCACTACATCTGTCTTAGAAACCCCTCTGTCCCCCACCAGGCAAGGACATAATCAGCACCTTGGTCAATAATGGCCGCAGCAATTTCTCTTTGACAGCCCATCGCATCAATGGTGACAATACATCCGGCAATCGAGAGCACTTCCAACAGCTGGGGAATGGCGGTAATTTCATTCGACTTTTCATCGACCTTACGTTGCCCCAGCACCAGGCGATTCACACTGGCCCAAGCACTAACCATGTGAATGGCTCCTTTGCCATGACGGGTATCGTAAGAACCGCGCACGGTTTTGCCATCAATCGCAATGATTTCGCCTTGCGTCAATCGACTAATCGCCCCAATCCAACTCACAAAGCATTGCTGCATTTGCTCTGGCTCCATGCGGGCAAACAACCGGGCAAAGGTATCGTGAGTCGGAATGCCATTGGGTAGGCTGAGGAAACTGCTCAACCAGTCGAATTTCGCCCGTCCATACTCCTCAATGTCTGTCCAACTTTCAGCACCACAGATGACAGCGCAGATAGCAATGGTAACGATGTCAAGCAACAGATGCTCTTTGCCGCGTTCATCGCGTGGGTCGTCCAAGCTAGCAAAGTGAGTCAGAATGCTGGCATCATTGAGCGGGTTCATGGCAGCCACCTTTGCGCTTGGGTACTGCTTTTAGCCTACGCTCTATTTTTATGCGTTTGCCCTGGTTACTGGAAGTTGATGGTATGCACACCAGCCAGTTGAAGCGCTTCTTTCGTACCGCTGTCGTAGGCCCAAGCCTTGAGAGTAGCTTTATCGCTGGGTAAGGCGGTTGGCGATACTGTTGCCGCCCAACCAGAGTTAGCATTGTTCGTAGCAGTGGCAACATCGGCTCGATTAACGTTGACTGGGGCGCACACCGTTCTGAGTTCCTTGACTCAAATCTTGCACCTCGTGATCTGAACCTCCCATCCCTGCTTCTGTAGTAACAGTCGCTTTTGTTCAACTTCCTGGAGCAGCAGGGCGATAACAATCTCAGGTAGACAGGCTTCGAGCACGACTGTGGCAGCCTCAACCCAGTCCGGTAACATCTTTGAGTTCGTTGAAAGATAGCCCCAGTGAGCCAGAATAAAAGCACTCAGCGACAACACCAACCAGCGATAGAGACCCTTCAAGGTTTGTTGTCCAAAGCGATGCAGACCAAAACGGTGTTTTGCTGTCTTGAACCAGCCTTCTATCTGCCAACGATGCCGCCCCCACCAGATAATCGGGCTGGCTTTGAGCGACTTGGTGGAGAGCACATAGCGCTTCAAGCGTGGCTTGCCCTCTTCGCGCTTGAGGTAGAACCAAGCCACGGTGACAGGGAAGTCGAGCCCTTCGAGCCGCACCTGCTGCCCTGGCTTGTGCAGATGGAACAGTTGCCGTCCATCCTGGAGGAGACGGTCATAGCGAACGCCTGTGACCGCGTGAAGTTTCAGCTTTCGCATCCCTTTGAGGAAGTCTATGCTGCCAAAGGCGGTATCGGCGAGCACGACCAACCGGAAAGCTTGGCGCAACCAACGAGGTAACTGACGCACCAGATGCAGGCCTAAATGGGCCGGGGAAGTCGTGTCCTTGCCCCGGTACACTCGAAAGCTCCAAGGAATGCGCCAAGGCCCAACCACGAGATACAGCACTACCAGATGCACCCCGTGTTTGCTGTGAAAGACAGAGACTAGCTGCTCAAAGGCTTTGAACTTGCCTCGTTTCTCCAAGGTCGTCAAATCCCCAATCACTTGCAGATGTGGTCGGCGACCGCGAGGACGATACTGCTGGAGTTGCTGACGCACAGCTTTTCGCAGGCGACGAATCACT
This region of Trichocoleus desertorum NBK24 genomic DNA includes:
- a CDS encoding IS4 family transposase translates to MPEFYQTHLRSCLSRAQFLLLLLVIQLLQTLKTIKLESLAANLPIPIQSASRLRKLKRFLSLSELSFERLWHPILIEQLHEIHAPGASIYVALDRTQWKQTNLLVLSWVQSGRAIPIYWIELSHLGSSNFKEQKKVLLKALQPLKEYKVVVLGDREFCAIKLARWLSHQSVYFCLRLRCHEYLQRWDGDWQQLKQLGLKPGMQAFFRGVNVTKTHQASGFQVAACWRGKYRGKVAKEGWFLLTNLSSLQAATRAYAKRMGIEQMFRDCKSGGYHLEGTGLKGNRLIALLLVLTLAYGAATFVGQKLRQRGVAHYIARPSQSPRSHPRHSHFYTGLYAYGWVNFADTCADLVNALLQLSLGKRPFYQRGQRAMSLIRSTL
- a CDS encoding transposase, which encodes MDILAHAQELIYHLLDGMPSPYQRQSLQALLELFLRAQGAPLPEHSPLKSPSALSRFLNVYSWSAREVIRRLRKAVRQQLQQYRPRGRRPHLQVIGDLTTLEKRGKFKAFEQLVSVFHSKHGVHLVVLYLVVGPWRIPWSFRVYRGKDTTSPAHLGLHLVRQLPRWLRQAFRLVVLADTAFGSIDFLKGMRKLKLHAVTGVRYDRLLQDGRQLFHLHKPGQQVRLEGLDFPVTVAWFYLKREEGKPRLKRYVLSTKSLKASPIIWWGRHRWQIEGWFKTAKHRFGLHRFGQQTLKGLYRWLVLSLSAFILAHWGYLSTNSKMLPDWVEAATVVLEACLPEIVIALLLQEVEQKRLLLQKQGWEVQITRCKI